A genomic segment from Neisseria perflava encodes:
- the cas1 gene encoding type II CRISPR-associated endonuclease Cas1 — protein sequence MTWRSLLIQNGGKLSLQCRQLLIQQNGESHTVPLEDIAVIIIENRETLITAPLLSALAEHGSTLLTCDEQFLPCGQWLPYAQYHRQLKILKLQLNISEPLKKQLWQHIIRQKILNQAFVADETGNDLAAKRLRTLAVEVRSGDTGNREAQAAALYFQALFGEKFTRNDNNAVNAALNYTYAVLRAAVARALTLYGWLPALGLFHRSELNPFNLADDFIEPLRPLADLVVIHLHEQGRLKTDLTSNLKQNLIKTLHCQICIKRQHFSTLAAIDKMISSFQASVTDKNAKQLKLPEILPLKEYQYE from the coding sequence ATGACTTGGCGCAGCCTGCTCATTCAAAATGGCGGCAAACTATCCTTGCAATGCCGGCAACTGCTGATTCAACAAAACGGCGAGTCCCATACCGTACCATTAGAAGACATCGCCGTTATCATCATCGAAAACCGCGAAACCCTGATTACTGCCCCGCTCCTATCAGCCTTAGCCGAACATGGCTCAACCCTGCTGACATGTGACGAACAGTTCCTACCCTGCGGACAATGGCTGCCTTATGCCCAATATCACCGCCAACTTAAAATCCTCAAGCTGCAGCTGAATATAAGCGAACCCTTAAAAAAGCAACTCTGGCAACATATCATCCGCCAAAAAATCCTAAATCAAGCATTTGTCGCAGACGAAACAGGCAATGATCTTGCCGCCAAACGGCTGCGCACTTTGGCAGTCGAAGTCCGTTCGGGCGATACAGGAAACCGTGAAGCCCAAGCTGCCGCCCTCTACTTCCAAGCCCTCTTTGGAGAAAAGTTTACTCGCAATGACAACAATGCCGTCAATGCCGCATTGAACTACACCTACGCCGTACTCCGTGCAGCAGTTGCACGCGCCCTGACTTTATATGGATGGTTGCCTGCATTAGGCTTGTTTCATAGAAGCGAACTAAATCCATTCAACCTCGCCGATGACTTTATCGAACCCTTACGCCCATTGGCCGACCTGGTCGTTATACATTTGCATGAACAAGGCCGTCTGAAAACTGATCTGACCTCCAATCTCAAACAAAACCTTATCAAGACCCTTCACTGTCAAATCTGTATCAAACGACAACATTTCAGCACCTTGGCTGCCATAGACAAAATGATTTCCTCATTTCAAGCCAGCGTAACCGATAAAAACGCCAAACAGCTGAAACTGCCTGAAATCTTGCCATTGAAAGAATACCAATATGAGTGA
- the cas2 gene encoding CRISPR-associated endonuclease Cas2: MSEAKFMRIIVFFDLPVTTTAKRKAANQFRQFLLKDGYQMLQLSVYSRIVKGRDSLQKHHNRLCANLPQEGSIRCLEVTEKQYATMKLLLGELKTQEKRVNSDQLLLF; the protein is encoded by the coding sequence ATGAGTGAGGCCAAATTTATGAGGATTATCGTCTTCTTCGACCTACCGGTCACCACAACGGCAAAGCGCAAAGCCGCCAATCAATTCCGCCAGTTTCTATTAAAAGATGGATACCAAATGCTCCAACTTTCTGTATACAGCCGTATTGTCAAAGGTCGAGACTCGTTACAAAAACACCACAATAGGCTATGTGCAAACCTACCGCAAGAAGGTTCAATCCGCTGTTTGGAAGTAACAGAAAAGCAATATGCCACCATGAAACTGCTGTTGGGAGAGCTGAAAACCCAAGAAAAAAGGGTAAATTCCGACCAACTATTATTATTTTAA
- a CDS encoding IS110 family transposase gives MRNTVGLDISAETFDAVALIDGQTAYKKFQNNQDGIESLKNWINGQSIEDGQNIYIIMEATGNYYEAVADNLADDYHVSVINPLKIKRYADYRFNRTKTDKQDAKLIAEFGQNALAKDLPKHKRPSENIQSLKRLLSLQNQLKEQLTAQKNRLKAAKDSFVQQIHQKQIDELNQHLQDVDGQIKQTAKADKAIQETAKRLQTIPSVGQTTAIYLTVHLLTAHFKNANHFTAFAGMSPQQKKSGTSVNGKEKLTRYGNRKLRGALFMAAMVAMRQNYFPDFTKRLQKAKKPKMVIICALMRKLLVIAYHLHKNQTDFDPSRYKQA, from the coding sequence ATGAGAAATACCGTAGGACTCGACATATCCGCAGAAACATTTGACGCAGTCGCATTAATAGACGGCCAAACGGCCTATAAGAAGTTCCAAAACAACCAAGACGGCATAGAAAGCCTGAAAAATTGGATAAACGGCCAAAGTATCGAAGACGGCCAAAACATTTACATCATCATGGAAGCCACCGGCAACTACTACGAAGCCGTCGCCGACAACCTCGCCGATGATTACCATGTTTCCGTTATCAATCCCCTAAAAATCAAACGGTATGCCGATTACCGTTTTAATCGAACAAAAACCGACAAACAAGACGCAAAACTAATAGCAGAATTTGGTCAAAACGCCCTAGCAAAAGACCTACCCAAGCACAAAAGGCCGTCTGAAAACATCCAAAGCCTCAAACGCCTGTTGAGCCTGCAAAACCAACTGAAAGAACAGCTGACAGCACAAAAAAACAGGCTGAAAGCAGCAAAAGACAGCTTTGTACAACAAATCCACCAAAAGCAGATAGACGAACTCAACCAGCATCTGCAAGACGTGGACGGCCAAATCAAACAAACGGCCAAAGCAGACAAAGCCATTCAAGAAACCGCCAAACGCCTACAAACCATCCCATCAGTCGGCCAAACAACGGCTATATACCTAACCGTTCATCTCCTTACCGCACATTTCAAAAACGCCAACCACTTTACAGCATTCGCTGGCATGAGCCCGCAACAGAAAAAATCAGGGACAAGCGTCAACGGCAAAGAAAAGCTGACAAGGTATGGCAACAGAAAACTACGCGGCGCCCTCTTCATGGCCGCCATGGTAGCCATGCGTCAAAATTACTTTCCCGACTTCACCAAAAGACTGCAAAAAGCCAAAAAGCCCAAGATGGTTATTATCTGCGCCCTGATGAGAAAGCTACTCGTCATTGCCTATCATCTGCACAAAAACCAAACCGACTTCGATCCGAGTCGGTACAAACAAGCGTAA
- a CDS encoding zonular occludens toxin domain-containing protein: MAAITLITGKPRIGKTAFAVELLMFDDYYKGRKIFSNINGLLIDHHQPPEGHSWEDMYEWLKWKENIGSVVIYDEVQYLFPTRSSGSKMPENVAFLNIHGHYGIDMILITQSPKLLDVNLREVVNKHIHIAANKMGGLTRLEWNEVALNPTQQSRNALSSSHKIREEVLEYYKSAEVHTAHSHVKSRWYYIIIAMLFILPCILGLVGFMGYKMYQGYKEKAGITAKAEAAKEDTGFKNPLDPENQKEMMPQSGIQGQNLKPEDFVPVLAEKPESKPIYNGVRQVKTFEYPVGCVDGGKSGCTCYSSQGTPLKEITKAMCKDYAHNGLPFNPYKESDHSSNQAQTAPSASDTSAGVQVASLGGQSPQNLMYDGYVEAGAKFTPQSGAVVESAQ, from the coding sequence ATGGCCGCCATTACCCTGATAACAGGAAAACCAAGAATCGGCAAAACCGCCTTTGCCGTCGAACTGCTTATGTTTGATGACTATTATAAAGGCCGTAAAATCTTCTCCAACATCAACGGCCTTTTGATAGACCATCATCAACCGCCGGAAGGTCATAGCTGGGAAGACATGTATGAATGGCTGAAATGGAAAGAGAATATCGGCTCAGTTGTCATTTATGACGAAGTGCAATATTTGTTTCCGACACGTTCCAGCGGTTCAAAAATGCCTGAAAACGTCGCCTTTTTGAACATTCACGGCCATTACGGTATCGACATGATACTAATCACACAATCGCCCAAGCTGCTTGACGTGAATCTGCGCGAAGTCGTGAACAAGCATATCCATATAGCTGCAAACAAAATGGGCGGACTGACAAGGCTTGAATGGAACGAAGTAGCTTTAAACCCGACACAGCAATCAAGAAACGCCTTGTCCAGTTCGCATAAAATTAGGGAAGAGGTTCTTGAATACTACAAATCTGCAGAAGTGCATACCGCCCATTCGCACGTCAAATCAAGGTGGTATTACATCATAATCGCCATGTTGTTTATCCTGCCGTGTATCTTAGGTTTGGTCGGATTCATGGGCTATAAGATGTATCAGGGTTATAAAGAAAAAGCAGGAATAACGGCAAAGGCCGAAGCAGCAAAAGAAGATACAGGTTTCAAAAATCCGCTTGACCCTGAAAACCAAAAAGAAATGATGCCGCAAAGTGGAATTCAGGGGCAAAACCTCAAACCTGAAGATTTTGTCCCTGTTCTTGCCGAAAAGCCCGAAAGTAAACCCATCTATAACGGCGTCCGACAAGTTAAAACATTTGAGTACCCCGTCGGCTGTGTTGATGGTGGCAAAAGCGGATGTACCTGCTATTCATCGCAAGGTACACCGCTGAAAGAAATCACTAAGGCAATGTGCAAAGACTACGCCCATAATGGCCTGCCGTTTAATCCCTACAAAGAGTCCGACCACAGCTCAAACCAAGCGCAGACAGCGCCATCCGCGTCGGATACTAGCGCAGGCGTGCAAGTCGCATCACTAGGCGGCCAAAGCCCTCAAAACCTTATGTATGACGGATATGTAGAAGCAGGCGCAAAGTTCACACCGCAAAGCGGCGCGGTAGTCGAATCCGCGCAATGA
- a CDS encoding DUF2523 family protein, with protein sequence MKFLAALAPYLINHVVKYILTALGVSIITYVGFDALMSNLKNQFISSMGAVPAGAIQIFYIAGGGVVLNIMFGMLAFVVTFKTLSKLSFGKKG encoded by the coding sequence ATGAAATTTTTAGCTGCTCTTGCTCCATATTTGATAAATCATGTTGTCAAATACATTCTGACTGCTTTAGGGGTGTCTATTATTACTTATGTTGGTTTTGATGCCCTTATGAGCAATCTTAAAAATCAGTTTATAAGCAGTATGGGCGCAGTTCCCGCCGGAGCGATCCAAATTTTTTACATTGCAGGTGGCGGCGTTGTTCTGAACATCATGTTCGGAATGCTCGCTTTTGTCGTTACGTTTAAAACTCTGTCTAAATTAAGCTTTGGCAAGAAAGGATAA
- a CDS encoding IgG-binding virulence factor TspB family protein has translation MLRVLTIIFLLGLSFESFAGDLQVRNGKLAYPLTEKFNENGFRPWKIIGGGIDQEYQSRFDKSLHVREASTGLRSASTVPVTIEAQVSRKAVLSGAFRLVKAGAKLALKAAPYVGAASYAYDAYQAVNPSLESAGYEYNDVSNEYLKVYKDALCTIDKDSCVGVDTSVMRALSKGGVSEKQAQQLLVMQVESEFKKYFDNVIKPNEPGIYFINCFWLDGVACETSKQSRYGYYFQNRALTKILEEDEFLNIATSIIDGNPTPFVEGTGKPEYKENIKVPAGTVVTIGPVTPENGKPVQITITFGQDSNGKTNATVITTPRPDLTPGSPAAPKTNSTPTPGENGKPGSQPDPTPDGSPSDKPKPDPDDSPSGKDNPKPDDKPDPDSKDDPKKDEGPKEDDKPKEDGGLLCKVFPNILACDELPEKEEPDLEIPEEQIDLNFTPDNTFREYGECPAPVTFQALGAEYRISLEPACNLAAMIRPFIIAMAWLVASFFVSRVVRNNA, from the coding sequence ATGTTACGGGTTTTGACAATAATTTTTCTATTAGGTTTGAGCTTTGAATCTTTTGCTGGTGATTTGCAAGTTAGAAACGGTAAATTAGCCTATCCTTTGACTGAAAAATTTAATGAAAATGGTTTCAGACCTTGGAAAATTATTGGTGGTGGAATTGATCAAGAGTATCAGTCTAGATTCGACAAATCACTTCATGTTCGCGAAGCCTCTACCGGTCTCCGTTCCGCCTCAACTGTACCCGTAACGATAGAAGCCCAAGTATCTCGAAAAGCCGTCCTTTCAGGCGCATTTCGCCTGGTAAAAGCAGGTGCAAAACTTGCTTTAAAAGCTGCTCCTTATGTTGGTGCTGCTTCATATGCTTATGATGCCTATCAGGCCGTTAATCCGTCTCTTGAATCTGCTGGATATGAATACAATGATGTAAGCAACGAGTATTTAAAAGTTTATAAAGATGCTTTATGTACGATTGATAAAGATTCCTGTGTAGGCGTTGATACATCTGTTATGCGTGCATTAAGTAAAGGTGGCGTTAGTGAAAAACAAGCTCAACAATTATTAGTAATGCAAGTTGAATCAGAATTTAAAAAGTATTTTGATAATGTCATAAAACCTAATGAACCAGGTATTTATTTTATAAATTGTTTTTGGCTCGATGGAGTAGCCTGTGAAACTAGTAAACAATCTCGATATGGTTATTATTTTCAAAATAGAGCTTTAACAAAAATTTTAGAAGAGGATGAATTTTTAAATATTGCCACTTCTATAATTGACGGAAATCCTACCCCTTTTGTAGAAGGTACGGGCAAACCTGAATATAAAGAAAATATCAAAGTCCCTGCCGGTACAGTTGTAACCATTGGCCCTGTCACTCCCGAAAATGGCAAGCCGGTGCAAATTACCATTACTTTCGGTCAAGATTCAAACGGCAAAACAAACGCAACGGTAATCACAACCCCGCGTCCCGACCTCACACCGGGCAGCCCTGCAGCTCCTAAAACCAACTCAACACCTACACCGGGAGAAAATGGCAAGCCTGGCTCTCAACCAGACCCAACGCCTGACGGTAGCCCGTCCGATAAGCCAAAACCAGATCCTGACGACAGCCCTAGCGGCAAAGACAATCCAAAACCCGACGATAAGCCCGACCCTGACAGCAAAGACGATCCAAAAAAAGATGAAGGACCTAAAGAGGATGACAAGCCCAAAGAAGACGGAGGTTTGCTTTGTAAAGTGTTTCCGAATATTTTGGCCTGCGACGAATTGCCCGAAAAAGAAGAACCTGATTTAGAGATTCCCGAAGAACAAATAGATTTGAACTTCACACCTGACAATACTTTTAGAGAGTATGGCGAATGCCCTGCTCCGGTAACGTTTCAGGCATTGGGTGCTGAATACAGAATCAGTCTTGAGCCTGCGTGTAATTTAGCTGCCATGATTAGACCCTTTATTATCGCTATGGCTTGGCTGGTGGCTTCGTTCTTCGTGTCTAGAGTTGTCAGAAATAACGCATAG
- a CDS encoding replication initiation factor domain-containing protein, whose protein sequence is MRAEERAETAGACGGAPCAPQTATPLNAPPRLIGGEQKKPNPQSGEQTEKTDQVEFEYFSQYVTDGKGRLIEIPLRRGREDGAFIDQITFTIHEESIPKVTQKAYVTDAEYLTKYSELLQEILGFGISAKLPYKGKFFYQSCYQLGPKNVEYGKVHYGGQRETILVELNGTGCTAAKPGWENRLYEFLQKCVRPKITRVDVAHDFFNGEYTPEQALTGHDNGLFDCHNVRPKSECKGVSWRHEDGSGKSFYIGKRGNAKYTRIYEKGKQLGDKSSPWVRFETEFRNGDIEVPLDILIHAGAYLGGAYPVCEQIFKCEAKRMDSTVKEVNLTFEHKQFYARQQVGKWVNFLKDIGWSAEEIVKDLTKGIEGYPKGLQPEEYDSSTASAFYIHEEQKAINDLNIEVLDFELNQAVQYEYPQDMQKQHERDFDKEQYQISDQLEDWKYL, encoded by the coding sequence ATGAGAGCCGAAGAGAGAGCAGAAACGGCGGGGGCGTGTGGGGGCGCGCCTTGCGCGCCGCAAACGGCCACGCCGTTGAATGCCCCCCCTAGGCTAATAGGGGGGGAGCAAAAAAAACCTAATCCACAAAGTGGGGAGCAAACCGAAAAAACCGATCAAGTCGAATTTGAATATTTTTCCCAATACGTAACCGACGGAAAAGGCCGTTTGATAGAAATTCCGCTAAGACGCGGTAGGGAAGACGGCGCATTCATCGACCAGATCACATTTACGATACATGAGGAATCCATACCCAAAGTAACCCAAAAAGCCTATGTAACAGACGCAGAGTACCTCACAAAGTACAGCGAACTGCTGCAAGAGATTCTAGGCTTCGGCATCAGTGCCAAACTGCCTTACAAAGGCAAATTCTTCTATCAATCCTGTTATCAGCTCGGCCCGAAAAACGTTGAGTACGGCAAAGTTCACTACGGCGGCCAAAGAGAAACAATACTTGTAGAGTTGAACGGCACCGGATGCACCGCAGCTAAACCCGGTTGGGAAAACAGGCTTTATGAATTTCTGCAAAAGTGTGTCCGGCCAAAAATAACAAGGGTTGACGTAGCACATGATTTTTTCAATGGAGAGTACACGCCCGAGCAGGCTTTAACCGGTCACGATAACGGCCTTTTTGACTGCCACAACGTCCGCCCGAAAAGCGAATGTAAAGGCGTTTCTTGGAGACACGAAGATGGCAGCGGCAAAAGCTTCTATATCGGCAAACGCGGCAACGCCAAATACACCCGGATTTATGAAAAAGGCAAGCAGTTAGGCGATAAATCAAGCCCTTGGGTTCGATTTGAAACAGAGTTCAGAAACGGAGATATAGAAGTACCATTAGACATATTGATTCACGCCGGTGCGTATCTTGGCGGAGCGTATCCCGTCTGTGAACAGATATTCAAATGCGAAGCCAAGCGCATGGATTCAACGGTTAAAGAGGTCAATCTCACGTTTGAACACAAACAATTTTACGCAAGGCAGCAAGTCGGCAAATGGGTCAATTTTTTAAAAGATATCGGTTGGTCGGCTGAAGAAATCGTCAAAGATTTGACTAAAGGCATTGAAGGCTATCCCAAAGGTCTCCAGCCAGAAGAGTACGACAGCAGCACAGCCAGCGCTTTTTATATCCATGAAGAGCAAAAAGCCATAAACGACCTGAATATCGAAGTCTTAGATTTTGAATTAAATCAGGCAGTGCAATACGAGTATCCGCAAGACATGCAGAAACAGCATGAGCGCGATTTTGACAAAGAGCAGTATCAAATATCAGATCAGTTAGAAGACTGGAAATATTTATAA
- the rplQ gene encoding 50S ribosomal protein L17 translates to MRHRNGNRKLNRTSSHRAAMLRNMANSLLTHETIVTTLPKAKELRRVVEPLITLGKKPSLANRRLAFDRTRDRDVVVKLFDELGPRFAARNGGYVRVLKYGFRKGDNAPLALVELVDKAADSAE, encoded by the coding sequence ATGCGTCATCGTAATGGCAACCGCAAATTAAACCGTACTAGCAGCCACCGTGCTGCGATGCTGCGCAATATGGCGAATTCCTTGTTGACTCACGAAACCATCGTGACAACTTTGCCTAAAGCAAAAGAATTGCGCCGCGTAGTTGAGCCCTTGATTACCTTGGGCAAAAAACCTTCTTTGGCAAACCGTCGTTTGGCTTTTGACCGCACTCGCGATCGTGATGTTGTAGTTAAATTGTTTGACGAATTGGGTCCACGCTTTGCTGCTCGTAACGGCGGCTATGTTCGTGTACTGAAATACGGTTTCCGTAAAGGCGACAATGCTCCTTTGGCATTGGTTGAATTGGTTGATAAAGCAGCTGATTCTGCTGAATAA
- a CDS encoding DNA-directed RNA polymerase subunit alpha — protein sequence MQNSTTEFLKPRQIDVDTLSSTRAKVSMQPFERGFGHTLGNALRRILLSSMNGFAPTEVVISGVLHEYSTIDGVQEDVVDVLLNIKGIVFKLHGRNQVQLTLKKTGAGAVVAGDIDLPHDVEIINPEHVICHLADNGQIDMEIKVEQGRGYQSVSGRRVLRDENKQIGAIQLDASFSPISRVSFEVEPARVEQRTDLDKLVLDIETNGSIDPEEAVRSAARILIDQMSIFADLQGTPVEEVEEKAPPIDPILLRPVDDLELTVRSANCLKAEDIYYIGDLIQRTETELLKTPNLGRKSLNEIKEVLASKGLTLGSKLEAWPPVGLEKP from the coding sequence ATGCAAAATAGCACAACCGAATTTTTGAAACCTCGTCAAATCGATGTAGATACTTTGTCTTCCACTCGGGCCAAGGTGTCTATGCAGCCATTTGAACGTGGTTTTGGTCATACTTTAGGTAATGCTTTGCGTCGTATCTTACTGTCATCCATGAATGGCTTTGCCCCAACTGAAGTAGTTATTTCCGGCGTATTGCACGAATACTCTACTATTGATGGTGTTCAGGAGGATGTTGTTGATGTTCTCTTGAACATTAAAGGTATCGTATTCAAGCTTCACGGTCGTAACCAAGTTCAGTTGACTTTGAAAAAAACAGGTGCCGGTGCAGTTGTAGCCGGTGATATTGATTTGCCACACGATGTGGAAATTATCAATCCTGAGCATGTTATTTGCCACTTGGCTGACAATGGCCAAATTGACATGGAAATTAAAGTAGAGCAAGGTCGTGGTTATCAATCTGTTTCAGGCCGTCGCGTATTGCGTGATGAGAACAAACAGATTGGTGCGATTCAGTTGGATGCGAGCTTTTCGCCCATCAGTCGTGTTAGCTTTGAAGTTGAACCTGCACGCGTAGAGCAACGCACGGATTTGGATAAATTGGTTTTGGATATTGAAACCAATGGTTCTATTGATCCGGAAGAGGCTGTACGTAGTGCCGCACGTATCTTAATTGACCAAATGTCTATTTTTGCAGATCTGCAAGGTACTCCGGTTGAAGAGGTTGAAGAAAAAGCGCCTCCTATCGATCCTATCTTGCTGCGTCCTGTAGATGATTTGGAATTAACCGTACGTTCAGCTAATTGTCTGAAAGCTGAAGATATTTACTATATTGGCGATTTGATTCAACGTACTGAAACCGAGCTTCTCAAGACCCCTAATTTGGGTCGTAAATCTTTGAATGAGATCAAAGAAGTGTTGGCCTCTAAAGGTCTGACATTAGGTTCTAAATTAGAAGCTTGGCCGCCTGTAGGCTTAGAAAAGCCGTAA
- the rpsD gene encoding 30S ribosomal protein S4, translating to MARYIGPKCKLARREGTDLFLKSARRSLDSKCKMDSAPGQHGAKKPRLSDYGLQLREKQKIRRIYGVLERQFRRYFAEADRRKGSTGELLLQLLESRLDNVVYRMGFGSTRAEARQLVSHKAIVVNGQVVNIPSFQVKAGDVVAVREKAKKQVRIQEALSLATQIGLPSWVSVDADKLEGVFKNMPDRSELSGDINEQLVVEFYSK from the coding sequence ATGGCACGTTATATTGGCCCTAAATGTAAATTAGCACGTCGCGAAGGTACGGATCTGTTTTTGAAGAGTGCACGTCGCTCTTTGGATTCAAAATGTAAAATGGATTCTGCACCTGGTCAGCACGGTGCGAAAAAACCACGTTTGTCAGACTACGGTTTGCAATTGCGTGAAAAACAAAAAATCCGTCGTATTTATGGCGTGTTAGAACGCCAATTCCGTCGTTACTTTGCGGAAGCTGATCGTCGTAAAGGTTCTACCGGTGAATTGCTGTTGCAATTGCTGGAGTCCCGTTTGGATAATGTCGTTTATCGTATGGGTTTTGGCTCTACCCGCGCTGAAGCACGTCAATTGGTTTCTCACAAAGCTATCGTCGTAAACGGTCAAGTTGTTAATATCCCTTCTTTCCAAGTTAAAGCAGGTGATGTTGTAGCTGTTCGTGAAAAAGCTAAGAAACAAGTACGTATCCAAGAAGCATTGAGCCTGGCTACTCAAATTGGCTTGCCAAGCTGGGTGTCTGTTGATGCCGACAAATTGGAAGGCGTATTCAAAAATATGCCGGATCGCTCAGAATTGTCTGGCGATATTAATGAACAGCTGGTGGTAGAGTTCTACTCTAAATAA
- the rpsK gene encoding 30S ribosomal protein S11, producing MAKANTASRVRKKVRKTVSEGIVHVHASFNNTIITITDRQGNALSWATSGGAGFKGSRKSTPFAAQVAAEAAGKVAQEYGVKNLEVRIKGPGPGRESSVRALNALGFKITSITDVTPLPHNGCRPPKKRRI from the coding sequence ATGGCTAAAGCAAACACAGCTTCGCGTGTACGTAAAAAAGTACGTAAAACCGTAAGCGAAGGTATTGTGCACGTTCATGCATCTTTCAACAATACCATCATTACAATCACTGACCGTCAAGGCAATGCATTGTCTTGGGCTACCTCTGGCGGCGCTGGTTTTAAAGGTTCTCGTAAAAGTACACCATTTGCAGCACAAGTTGCAGCAGAAGCAGCTGGTAAAGTTGCCCAAGAGTATGGCGTTAAAAATTTAGAAGTCCGCATTAAAGGCCCTGGCCCTGGTCGCGAATCTTCTGTACGTGCTTTAAACGCTCTTGGTTTCAAGATTACCAGCATTACTGACGTTACCCCGTTGCCTCATAACGGTTGCCGTCCGCCTAAAAAACGTCGTATTTAA
- the rpsM gene encoding 30S ribosomal protein S13 translates to MARIAGVNIPNNAHIVIGLQAIYGIGATRAKLICEAANIAPTTKAKDLDEAQLDALREQVAKYEVEGDLRREVTMSIKRLMDMGCYRGFRHRRGLPCRGQRTRTNARTRKGPRKAIAGKK, encoded by the coding sequence ATGGCTCGTATTGCAGGGGTAAATATCCCTAATAATGCCCATATCGTAATTGGCCTTCAGGCTATTTATGGTATTGGTGCGACTCGTGCTAAATTGATTTGTGAGGCAGCAAATATTGCTCCTACTACTAAAGCAAAAGATTTGGACGAGGCTCAATTAGACGCTTTGCGTGAGCAAGTTGCTAAATATGAAGTTGAAGGTGATTTGCGTCGTGAAGTAACGATGAGCATTAAACGACTGATGGATATGGGTTGCTATCGTGGCTTCCGTCATCGTCGTGGCTTGCCTTGTCGTGGTCAACGCACTCGCACAAATGCCCGTACCCGTAAAGGTCCGCGCAAAGCGATTGCCGGTAAGAAATAA
- the rpmJ gene encoding 50S ribosomal protein L36, with amino-acid sequence MRVQPSVKKICRNCKIIRRNRVVRVICTDPRHKQRQG; translated from the coding sequence ATGCGTGTACAACCTTCTGTAAAGAAAATTTGTCGCAATTGCAAGATTATTCGTCGTAATCGTGTAGTTCGCGTAATTTGTACTGACCCACGTCACAAACAACGTCAAGGTTAA
- the infA gene encoding translation initiation factor IF-1 has protein sequence MAKEDTIQMQGEILETLPNATFKVKLENDHVVLGHISGKMRMHYIRISPGDKVTVELTPYDLTRARIVFRAR, from the coding sequence ATGGCTAAAGAAGATACCATACAGATGCAGGGTGAAATCCTTGAGACTTTGCCCAATGCAACATTTAAAGTAAAACTGGAAAATGATCATGTAGTACTTGGTCATATATCTGGCAAAATGCGGATGCACTATATCCGTATTTCTCCAGGTGATAAGGTAACAGTTGAATTAACTCCTTATGATTTAACCCGTGCTCGGATTGTTTTCCGAGCAAGATAA